One window from the genome of Paraclostridium sordellii encodes:
- a CDS encoding peptidase M50 family protein, whose amino-acid sequence MEFIDFIVYPLVYILFMPVLTTIHEIGHAIPALIFTKYEVNINIGNSNLKKQIKLSRLIININGYKSIMDVSYGYVNWKPIDNKFKSIIMIAGGPIASLCTSIVLYLSLYKTEFPYLIMIIFNGILLFSIGQFIVTILPIKYRDNTYKGFTSDGYKILQYLKIKNEV is encoded by the coding sequence ATGGAATTTATAGATTTTATCGTATATCCATTAGTGTATATTTTATTTATGCCTGTATTAACAACAATTCATGAGATAGGTCATGCAATACCTGCTTTGATATTTACTAAATATGAAGTTAATATTAACATAGGAAATTCTAATTTAAAGAAACAAATAAAACTAAGTAGATTAATAATTAATATTAATGGATACAAATCGATAATGGACGTATCTTATGGTTATGTTAACTGGAAACCTATAGATAATAAATTTAAATCAATTATAATGATTGCAGGTGGTCCAATAGCATCTTTATGTACTTCAATAGTTTTATATCTAAGTTTATATAAAACAGAATTCCCTTACTTGATTATGATAATATTTAATGGAATATTACTATTTAGTATAGGTCAGTTTATAGTAACAATTTTACCAATAAAGTATAGGGATAATACCTATAAGGGGTTTACAAGTGATGGATATAAAATATTACAGTATTTAAAAATAAAGAATGAAGTATAG
- a CDS encoding GNAT family N-acetyltransferase, giving the protein MNLKPVKFTEELAKEVTTWKYEGDYEIYNLPSWDEVLKKQISLCREEKRKNFIGYVNEQNNLVGYVNLVDEEDSVFLGIGVKPKYCGVGIGKQIIKVALDECKKRYKNKPIILEVRSWNKRAINCYESQGFKVINIKKQETYAGFGEFFVMKYE; this is encoded by the coding sequence ATGAATTTAAAACCAGTTAAATTTACTGAAGAGTTGGCAAAAGAGGTAACGACTTGGAAATATGAAGGAGATTATGAAATATATAATTTGCCTTCTTGGGATGAAGTTTTAAAAAAGCAAATTTCTTTATGTAGAGAAGAAAAAAGGAAGAACTTTATTGGATATGTGAATGAACAAAATAATCTAGTTGGATATGTAAATTTAGTAGATGAAGAGGATTCTGTATTTTTGGGAATAGGTGTTAAACCTAAGTACTGTGGGGTTGGAATAGGAAAGCAAATAATTAAGGTGGCCTTAGATGAATGTAAAAAAAGATATAAAAATAAGCCAATTATTTTAGAGGTTAGAAGTTGGAATAAAAGAGCTATTAATTGTTATGAATCTCAAGGTTTTAAAGTAATTAATATTAAAAAACAGGAAACTTATGCTGGGTTTGGTGAGTTTTTTGTTATGAAGTATGAATAA
- a CDS encoding GNAT family N-acetyltransferase, producing the protein MLKHIGTKTINTDRLVLRRFEINDANDMFKNWASDKEVSKFLAWDVHKDVMFTQLLLDSWISQYSDDRNYHWAIELKEIKEVIGDIKVFHLKDKHDCCEIGYCLSREHWNKGFMSEALNAVIKYLFEEIGLNRIVAMHNTKNIASGKVMIKKQYEV; encoded by the coding sequence ATGTTAAAACACATAGGTACTAAAACAATAAATACAGATAGACTTGTTTTAAGAAGATTTGAAATAAATGATGCCAATGATATGTTTAAAAACTGGGCATCAGATAAGGAGGTTTCTAAATTTTTAGCATGGGATGTACATAAGGATGTTATGTTTACTCAGCTGCTTTTAGATTCTTGGATTAGTCAATATAGTGATGATAGAAACTATCACTGGGCTATTGAACTTAAAGAAATTAAAGAAGTTATTGGTGATATTAAGGTATTTCATTTAAAGGATAAGCATGATTGTTGCGAGATAGGTTATTGTTTATCAAGAGAGCATTGGAATAAAGGGTTTATGAGTGAAGCATTAAATGCAGTTATTAAATACTTATTTGAGGAAATCGGATTAAATAGAATTGTAGCTATGCATAATACTAAAAATATTGCTTCAGGAAAAGTAATGATAAAAAAACAATATGAAGTATGA
- a CDS encoding alpha/beta hydrolase, with protein MIKKYFKIENIPAILWGESSENIFIAVHGNMSNKEDDIIQIFAKKAVYLGYQVISFDLPEHGERVEEDIKCKVCDCVRELNLIMNYAKQNWNNISLFACSMGAYFSLLAYKDDFIKQSLFISPVLNMKRIIDNMMLWFDIDEEYLKSKQTVKTPIGQNLYWDYYCYVKDNPIDKWNIPTNILYGLKDDLCESDIVFKFVKRFNCNITVMNKGEHYFHTQEQLKFFKQWVDESIHKII; from the coding sequence ATGATAAAAAAGTATTTTAAAATAGAAAATATACCTGCAATTTTATGGGGAGAAAGTTCTGAGAATATATTTATAGCTGTACATGGAAATATGTCAAACAAAGAAGATGATATTATTCAAATATTTGCAAAGAAAGCTGTATATTTAGGGTATCAAGTTATTAGCTTTGATTTACCTGAACATGGTGAACGAGTTGAGGAAGATATAAAATGTAAAGTATGTGATTGTGTAAGAGAGCTTAATTTAATTATGAACTATGCAAAACAGAATTGGAATAATATTAGTTTGTTTGCATGTAGTATGGGAGCGTATTTTAGTTTATTAGCATATAAAGATGATTTTATAAAGCAATCATTATTTATTTCACCAGTTTTAAATATGAAAAGAATTATAGATAATATGATGTTATGGTTTGATATAGATGAAGAATATTTAAAAAGCAAGCAAACAGTTAAAACACCTATAGGACAAAACTTATACTGGGATTATTATTGCTATGTAAAAGATAATCCTATTGATAAATGGAATATCCCAACAAATATACTATATGGATTAAAAGATGATTTATGCGAATCCGATATTGTATTTAAGTTTGTTAAAAGATTCAATTGCAATATTACTGTTATGAATAAAGGTGAACATTATTTTCATACACAAGAACAATTAAAGTTTTTTAAACAATGGGTAGATGAATCTATACATAAAATTATATAG